From one Candidatus Woesearchaeota archaeon genomic stretch:
- a CDS encoding 30S ribosomal protein S6e, which translates to MTEFKVVIGDAKSHKSYQKVVSDENANNLVGHKIGDKISGHLIGLEGYELEITGGSDYCGFPMVKAVNGIGTRKVLAIKGTGLTQKGKGTFQRKRVAMNTIHEKTAQINIKILKYGHNSIEDALGIKKEVKEEKAEAQ; encoded by the coding sequence ATGACAGAATTTAAAGTTGTAATTGGAGATGCAAAATCACATAAATCCTACCAAAAGGTAGTTTCCGATGAAAATGCTAATAACTTAGTAGGCCATAAAATTGGCGATAAAATAAGTGGTCATCTAATAGGCTTAGAAGGGTATGAATTAGAAATAACTGGGGGAAGTGATTATTGTGGATTTCCTATGGTTAAGGCTGTTAATGGGATAGGCACAAGAAAGGTTCTAGCTATTAAAGGAACTGGTTTGACACAAAAAGGTAAGGGAACATTTCAAAGAAAAAGAGTTGCTATGAATACTATTCATGAAAAAACAGCACAAATTAATATTAAAATCTTAAAATATGGACATAATTCTATTGAAGATGCATTAGGAATAAAAAAAGAAGTTAAAGAAGAAAAAGCTGAAGCTCAATAA